One genomic window of Sphingobacterium oryzagri includes the following:
- the gcvP gene encoding aminomethyl-transferring glycine dehydrogenase gives MSNVFYQERFQDRHNGPRAEEVQEMLAFLGVQSVDELIEQTVPHQIRLKKPLALPEALSEKAYLAKVKQLADKNKVFKSYIGQGYYDVTVPGVIQRNVLENPGWYTQYTPYQAEIAQGRLQALLNFQTAVADLTGLEIANASLLDEATAAAEAMFMLYSARKVKDANVFLVTPNVYPQTLDVLQTRATPFGIEIRVADLEDASLTEDVFAAFIQYPAADGSLTDYAGFTASAHAKNITICVAADLLSLTLLTPPGEWGADVVVGNSQRFGVPMGFGGPHAAFFATKDAYKRNIPGRIIGVTSDANGDYALRMALQTREQHIRRDKASSNICTAQALLAIMASFYAVYHGPQGIKNIATRINDLAKLLDHALQALGYTQTNASYFDTLRVVVGDQVGALKGEALNNELNFFYHEGIVGIAIDETTTFEDIQTIVKVFAKIKAKSLNDVDLHGLADQLSSSIPDALVRTSAYLTHPIFNSYHSESEMLRYIKSLESKDLSLCHSMIPLGSCTMKLNATTEMVPLTWAHFGGLHPFAPVDQTSGYMQLINELNDWLSEITGFAKMSFQPNSGAQGEYAGLMVIRAYHESRGESHRNICLIPASAHGTNPASASMAGLKVVVVKCDAFGNIDVADLRARAEEHAANLNSLMVTYPSTHGVFEESIIEICEIIHANGGQVYMDGANMNAQVGLTSPGFIGADVCHLNLHKTFCIPHGGGGPGMGPIGVVAHLVPFLPNHEVIEISGEQGISAVSAAPFGSASILTISYAYIAMMGADGLTAATKTAILNANYIKARLEGHYAVLYAGANGRCAHEMILDCRGFKNVGIEVADIAKRLMDYGFHAPTVSFPVAGTLMVEPTESESKAELDRFCDALIAIRAEIAAVEAGEADQKENVLKHAPHTAEVVTADEWNRAYSRQTAAYPLPYLKVNKFWPSVGRVNDSQGDRTLICSCPSIEEYAEA, from the coding sequence ATGAGCAACGTATTTTATCAAGAAAGATTTCAAGATCGCCACAATGGCCCACGGGCAGAAGAGGTGCAAGAAATGTTAGCCTTCCTAGGCGTACAATCGGTAGATGAACTTATCGAGCAAACCGTTCCCCATCAAATTCGACTGAAAAAGCCGCTTGCCCTTCCAGAGGCATTGAGCGAAAAAGCTTATTTAGCGAAGGTAAAACAGCTTGCTGATAAAAACAAAGTGTTTAAATCGTATATCGGACAAGGATATTATGATGTGACTGTACCGGGGGTTATCCAGCGGAATGTATTGGAAAATCCAGGTTGGTATACGCAATATACGCCTTATCAGGCCGAGATCGCGCAAGGTCGTTTGCAAGCCTTGTTAAATTTCCAAACAGCCGTGGCTGATCTTACGGGCTTGGAGATTGCGAATGCTTCCTTGCTGGATGAGGCAACAGCAGCGGCTGAAGCCATGTTTATGTTGTATAGCGCACGCAAAGTAAAGGACGCGAATGTATTTTTGGTCACGCCTAATGTTTATCCGCAAACGCTAGATGTATTGCAGACGCGCGCAACACCTTTTGGTATTGAAATCCGTGTAGCAGATTTAGAGGATGCAAGCTTAACCGAAGACGTTTTTGCTGCGTTTATTCAGTATCCGGCAGCAGATGGTTCGCTGACGGATTACGCTGGCTTTACGGCTTCGGCACATGCTAAAAATATCACTATTTGCGTGGCAGCAGATCTGCTTTCGTTAACGTTATTGACGCCTCCGGGCGAGTGGGGTGCCGACGTTGTGGTTGGTAATTCACAACGTTTTGGCGTGCCGATGGGTTTTGGTGGCCCGCACGCTGCTTTCTTTGCCACAAAAGATGCCTACAAACGTAATATTCCAGGTCGTATCATCGGTGTAACATCAGATGCGAACGGCGATTATGCCTTACGCATGGCTTTACAAACGCGCGAGCAGCACATCCGTCGGGATAAAGCTTCTTCCAATATTTGTACGGCACAAGCGCTTTTAGCGATTATGGCCTCTTTCTACGCGGTATACCATGGCCCGCAAGGCATAAAAAATATCGCTACTCGTATCAATGATTTAGCAAAATTATTGGATCATGCGCTACAAGCGTTAGGTTATACGCAAACCAACGCTTCTTACTTCGATACGTTGCGTGTCGTTGTTGGCGATCAAGTCGGCGCGCTAAAAGGGGAAGCCTTAAATAATGAATTAAACTTCTTTTATCATGAGGGAATTGTGGGGATCGCGATTGACGAGACCACGACTTTCGAAGATATCCAAACCATTGTGAAGGTTTTTGCCAAAATTAAGGCGAAATCATTGAACGATGTGGATTTGCACGGTTTGGCAGATCAGTTGTCGAGCTCTATTCCAGACGCGTTAGTGCGTACATCGGCTTACTTGACACATCCTATTTTCAATAGCTACCATTCCGAAAGTGAAATGTTGCGCTATATCAAATCGTTAGAATCGAAAGATCTTTCGCTATGCCACTCCATGATTCCGTTGGGCTCTTGTACGATGAAGCTTAACGCAACAACAGAGATGGTGCCATTGACTTGGGCGCATTTTGGTGGTTTGCATCCTTTTGCTCCGGTAGATCAAACTTCGGGCTATATGCAGCTTATCAACGAGTTGAATGACTGGTTGTCTGAAATCACGGGCTTTGCCAAGATGTCTTTCCAGCCAAACTCAGGTGCCCAGGGCGAGTACGCCGGACTTATGGTTATTCGTGCGTATCACGAGAGTCGCGGCGAGTCGCATCGTAACATTTGTTTGATTCCTGCTTCGGCACACGGTACTAACCCAGCTTCAGCTTCTATGGCCGGCTTAAAAGTGGTGGTCGTGAAGTGTGATGCTTTTGGTAATATTGATGTTGCCGATCTTCGCGCAAGAGCCGAAGAGCATGCTGCAAACTTGAACTCGTTGATGGTTACATATCCATCTACGCACGGTGTTTTCGAGGAATCTATTATCGAGATTTGTGAAATTATACATGCCAACGGCGGTCAGGTCTATATGGACGGCGCGAATATGAATGCGCAGGTTGGTTTAACAAGTCCGGGCTTTATTGGTGCGGATGTTTGTCACTTAAACTTGCACAAGACGTTTTGTATTCCACACGGTGGTGGTGGCCCAGGTATGGGTCCTATTGGTGTGGTAGCGCATTTAGTGCCGTTTTTACCAAATCATGAGGTAATTGAGATTTCGGGCGAACAGGGAATTTCTGCAGTGTCTGCAGCGCCTTTTGGATCGGCGTCAATCTTAACGATTTCTTACGCTTATATCGCGATGATGGGTGCTGATGGCTTAACAGCAGCAACGAAAACCGCGATCTTAAATGCAAACTATATCAAAGCGCGGCTGGAGGGGCATTATGCAGTCCTTTATGCGGGCGCAAACGGACGTTGTGCGCACGAAATGATCTTGGATTGCCGCGGATTTAAAAACGTGGGTATCGAGGTGGCAGATATTGCCAAGCGTTTGATGGACTACGGTTTCCACGCGCCAACGGTTTCTTTCCCGGTAGCGGGCACGTTGATGGTGGAGCCGACCGAGTCGGAATCAAAAGCAGAGCTTGATCGTTTTTGTGATGCTTTAATCGCTATTCGTGCAGAGATTGCTGCGGTAGAGGCTGGCGAAGCTGATCAAAAAGAGAATGTATTGAAACATGCGCCGCATACGGCGGAAGTGGTTACGGCAGATGAATGGAACAGAGCCTATAGCAGACAAACGGCGGCATATCCACTTCCGTATTTGAAAGTGAATAAGTTTTGGCCTTCGGTGGGTCGTGTAAATGATTCGCAGGGAGACCGGACATTAATTTGTTCTTGCCCGTCTATCGAAGAATATGCAGAGGCTTAA
- a CDS encoding dimethylarginine dimethylaminohydrolase family protein — translation MLKLSVRNETSTLRAVVLGTAENNGPTPQAAEAYDPKSLEHIIAGTYPLESDMLKEMSAFQAVLERHGVTVYRPEIIPELNQIFSRDIGFVIDDYLIKANILPDRAEEWQAIAPIVNQVAPEKRIIAPEEVHIEGGDVLLWNDFIFVGTYTGSDYADINTARTNAQGVEFLRDLFPQKTVKAFDLVKSMRDARKNALHLDCCFQPVGKDKAIIHEAGFRNPDDFRYLQELFGPSNLFPIDAEEMYQMCSNVFSIAEDIVVSEQQFHRLNAWLRENGFQVEEIPYHEIGKQEGLLRCSTLPLYRD, via the coding sequence ATGTTGAAACTTTCTGTAAGAAACGAAACCAGCACATTGCGAGCGGTAGTACTTGGTACTGCCGAAAATAACGGACCTACCCCACAGGCGGCAGAAGCGTATGACCCAAAATCATTGGAACATATTATAGCAGGAACCTACCCTTTAGAGTCGGATATGCTAAAAGAAATGTCGGCTTTTCAAGCCGTACTCGAGCGTCACGGCGTAACCGTGTACCGGCCAGAGATTATCCCCGAACTAAACCAAATATTCTCACGCGATATCGGCTTTGTGATTGACGACTACCTGATAAAAGCGAATATCCTTCCTGACCGGGCAGAAGAATGGCAGGCTATCGCGCCCATCGTGAACCAAGTTGCTCCGGAAAAACGTATCATCGCGCCCGAGGAAGTGCATATCGAAGGCGGTGATGTGCTGCTTTGGAATGATTTTATATTTGTCGGCACGTACACCGGCAGCGACTATGCCGACATCAATACGGCGCGAACGAATGCGCAGGGTGTAGAATTTCTTCGCGATCTTTTTCCACAAAAGACGGTCAAAGCTTTCGACCTTGTAAAATCGATGCGCGATGCGCGAAAAAATGCACTCCACCTCGACTGTTGCTTTCAGCCAGTCGGCAAAGACAAGGCAATCATCCACGAAGCAGGCTTTCGCAATCCCGATGATTTCCGTTACCTGCAGGAGCTGTTTGGCCCGTCCAATCTCTTTCCTATCGATGCAGAAGAAATGTATCAAATGTGCAGCAACGTGTTTTCGATCGCAGAAGACATCGTCGTGAGCGAACAACAATTTCACCGACTAAACGCCTGGCTACGCGAAAATGGTTTTCAAGTAGAAGAAATTCCGTATCATGAAATCGGAAAACAAGAAGGTTTATTACGTTGCTCTACTTTACCGCTTTACCGCGATTAA
- the ctlX gene encoding citrulline utilization hydrolase CtlX: MKQTTDTLMLVRPSDFRKNEETAINNFFQEELSLDDASARAKSEFDAFVKQLTDHKINALVLQDEGHFDTPDSIFPNNCISFHKRTAVVYPMFAVNRRRERQLDYLRALANWGLIYDDVIDYTSHEAEERFLEGTGSLILDRVNHIAYCSLSARADAGLVHEFCLDMGYEPHIFEAFQTVDGLRKPIYHTNVMMSVGTKFAVVCLDSIDSGHFRQLLVDRLVQSGKTIVEISEEQMQHFAGNILEVRATDGTAYIVMSSQAYLAFTPAQRQSLESWAKILHAPLDTIETGGGGSARCMLAEVFY, translated from the coding sequence ATGAAACAAACAACAGACACTTTGATGCTGGTGCGGCCTTCCGATTTTCGTAAGAATGAAGAAACCGCAATCAACAATTTTTTCCAGGAAGAACTGTCCCTTGATGACGCATCCGCACGCGCCAAAAGCGAATTTGACGCTTTTGTCAAACAGCTCACCGACCATAAAATCAATGCTTTGGTATTGCAGGATGAAGGTCATTTCGATACGCCTGATAGCATTTTTCCCAACAACTGTATCTCTTTTCATAAAAGAACGGCTGTAGTATACCCGATGTTTGCGGTAAACAGAAGGCGCGAACGACAATTGGATTATCTGCGTGCTTTGGCCAATTGGGGTTTGATTTATGACGATGTCATCGACTATACTTCCCACGAAGCGGAAGAGCGCTTTTTGGAAGGTACCGGAAGCTTGATCTTAGATCGTGTAAACCATATCGCTTATTGTTCCTTATCCGCGCGCGCAGATGCCGGACTCGTACATGAATTTTGTCTGGATATGGGCTATGAGCCGCATATTTTTGAAGCCTTTCAAACCGTGGATGGCTTACGAAAACCGATATACCACACCAACGTGATGATGTCTGTCGGAACAAAATTTGCCGTAGTGTGCCTGGATAGCATCGATAGCGGGCATTTTAGACAGCTTTTGGTAGACCGCCTTGTACAAAGTGGAAAAACGATAGTCGAAATATCGGAAGAACAAATGCAGCACTTTGCGGGCAACATTTTAGAAGTACGAGCAACAGATGGAACAGCTTATATCGTGATGAGCTCGCAAGCTTACCTCGCCTTTACGCCCGCACAGCGGCAATCCCTGGAAAGTTGGGCAAAGATTTTACATGCGCCGCTGGATACGATTGAAACTGGCGGCGGTGGCAGCGCGCGCTGTATGCTCGCGGAGGTTTTTTATTAA
- a CDS encoding Crp/Fnr family transcriptional regulator: MDSAQINLLESRFFAYYNEKGGLTADQFDALRPYFSFKTVAHNTYLLRAGEVSHYAFFVERGLLQSFSLDEKGGEHILQFAPEDWIISDRSSQYFHKPSDFYIKAIEHSTVVFIQPDFMEKASLWSNEFACFLENSLQRNIYFQQKRINSLLAMTAKERYLAFMDLYPSLLLRVPQWMIASYLGITPESLSRVRRELLNDR, from the coding sequence ATGGATAGCGCACAGATCAATCTATTGGAAAGTCGCTTTTTTGCTTACTACAACGAAAAGGGCGGATTAACGGCGGATCAGTTTGACGCTTTGCGCCCATATTTTTCGTTTAAAACGGTCGCGCATAATACCTATCTATTACGCGCGGGTGAAGTCAGCCATTACGCCTTTTTTGTCGAAAGGGGCTTGTTGCAATCTTTTTCGCTTGATGAAAAGGGCGGCGAACATATTTTGCAGTTTGCGCCAGAAGACTGGATTATCTCCGATCGGTCCAGTCAGTATTTCCATAAGCCATCCGATTTTTACATTAAGGCTATTGAGCATTCCACCGTTGTATTTATCCAGCCCGATTTTATGGAGAAAGCATCGCTTTGGAGTAACGAATTTGCCTGTTTTCTGGAAAACTCCCTACAACGCAATATCTACTTTCAACAAAAGCGTATCAACTCGCTCTTGGCGATGACGGCAAAAGAGCGGTATCTTGCGTTTATGGACTTGTATCCCAGTTTGCTGTTGCGTGTGCCGCAATGGATGATTGCCTCTTACTTAGGTATCACGCCAGAGAGCCTAAGCCGCGTGCGGCGCGAGCTGCTGAACGATCGGTAA